The DNA region NNNNNNNNNNNNNNNNNNNNNNNNNNNNNNNNNNNNNNNNNNNNNNNNNNNNNNNNNNNNNNNNNNNNNNNNNNNNNNNNNNNNNNNNNNNNNNNNNNNNNNNNNNNNNNNNNNNNNNNNNNNNNNNNNNNNNNNNNNNNNNNNNNNNNNNNNNNNNNNNNNNNNNNNNNNNNNNNNNNNNNNNNNNNNNNNNNNNNNNNNNNNNNNNNNNNNNNNNNNNNNNNNNNNNNNNNNNNNNNNNNNNNNNNNNNNNNNNNNNNNNNNNNNNNNNNNNNNNNNNNNNNNNNNNNNNNNNNNNNNNNNNNNNNNNNNNNNNNNNNNNNNNNNNNNNNNNNNNNNNNNNNNNNNNNNNNNNNNNNNNNNNNNNNNNNNNNNNNNNNNNNNNNNNNNNNNNNNNNNNNNNNNNNNNNNNNNNNNNNNNNNNNNNNNNNNNNNNNNNNNNNNNNNNNNNNNNNNNNNNNNNNNNNNNNNNNNNNNNNNNNNNNNNNNNNNNNNNNNNNNNNNNNNNNNNNNNNNNNNNNNNNNNNNNNNNNNNNNNNNNNNNNNNNNNNNNNNNNNNNNNNNNNNNNNNNNNNNNNNNNNNNNNNNNatatatatatatatatattagtaggTATGTAAGTGAAGAGCAATAGAACACTGATTAGTTTTAGCATATGGTCTTGAATTGGTTGTGGATTGGAGTGACCTACTTACTTATCCTGTATTATATTATGAACCTACCTGGAGTCCACATATATATAAGTGTTTATGTGTTTCAATCTAATGCTAATGCTTTGTTATGGATAAAATTTGCTGAATTATTGTCTCATTTACTtcacatttatttataattaaagttGTAAAGCTGCGCTGGTGAAAGGAAGGAATATATGTTAGTTGAGAATAGAATATACTCCGAATCCTGCAACATCATGTTGAGAACTAACCCAGCTCAGCTCAGCTCCTTTAATTCTACAGGCTAATAGGCAATAGCGTATTAGCGTGGCTTGCCTTTGTTGCTTACTAAACGCCATTTCCGTTTGATTTGATTTGTCAATTATCATTTATCAGTATCACTAATAAGTATGATTTGACAtaagaaataattatatattcaataGTGGTGTGTGTAAATtgcaaagcaaagcaaagcaaGATTAAAAGTGGGGTTTTGTTAACTAAATCCAGATCATTATATTATGCACCAACTTCGTCCTTATCTCGCACCTTACCACTttcaaatcatatttatatatattttttaaaaaaatcttgaaagaaAGTAAGCAAGCAGTAAATAGATTCCAGGAGTAGGAGGAGATCAATGATTGGCTACCGGAATTTCCCAGTACCCGTAAGGCCGTAACACGCACtggaatatttatttatatatagcgtctgtttttaataattcacacaTCACACCCAAAGTTTGTAGCTTTTTAATCTGGGGGTCTGAGATACCTATGTATGGAAGGCCGTGAAGTTTCATACAATAATAAGGATGCGGAGGCGAGGAGCGAGAGCCCGGAAGTAGTATTATTCCAGCGGCGCTGCTGCTTCTGCTTCCCATGTTTCGGGTCAGCGAACCGGGGCGGGTTGAGGTGGTGGCATAAGCAGAATCAGCATCAGCTGGGAGGCGAGGTGGAGGAAAGATCATTGTTGAGCAGAGGAATCAGCGCCCTGAAGAAGCTCCGGGAGTGGTCGGAGATCGTGGCTGGGCCAAGATGGAAGACCTTCATCCGCCGTTTTAACAGAAGCAAGAGCGGAAGCGGAAGCGGAAGCGGAGGGAGACAAGGGAAATTTCAGTACGATCCTCTGGATTATTCCCTTAACTTCGACCAAGGCCCCGGGAATTTGGAGGAGGAGACTGAGTACGCCTACCGGAACTTCTCCGTCAGATACGCCTCCATTCCGGCGTCGGCTAAGGCATCCATGGATCTGGGCAAAGATGGGCCCAGCTTCGTCTAAGTGCGCTGCGCCGACCGTTTACTGCTGGGGTGGGCACGTTATTGAAATGGAAATGATCGATCGCTAGCTGTAGGCTGTAGCTTCCAACAATCAATATCTACTCTCACATGCCCACCTCATTATACTGCTTTTCTATCTTTTACTTCAAAAACAATTAtttcccctttttctttttttaaattttcaaatagaCAATTGTTGttgtgtataaaaaaaaatggctaattttttttttttttttgaaatgtttattattacCCCTGGACCATGGAGTGACTAGAAATACAAAgcattaatactccgtatataattaattatggtTTAGCTCATGCTTGTGTTAGTTCAAAGAAAGTAAGAGAAGAAGATGCGTTCAAGTTATATATGTAGAATATTAAATTGGTGCTCAAACGTAGTTAGTGGAGATGATTTAAGTTTGAAAGTCATAATCAGTACTCATTTCACACCAAATTACATAATCCATATGATCTCTGAAATTAAAGCTAATTAATACTCGCGTAATTATTAATACAAGGAAGGCAAGCACAATAGACCAAAAAGCTAAGGTAAAAGTGGAGAACAGAACATATTCTTCCTTAGAAAAGTAAAAGTGTAAAGAtaacaaaattgaaattagaTGAGAGAGGACAGTATATTATAGTGCAGCCAATCCACACAGATATTACATTACAAAATGCTCTAAATAAATACGTATGCCACGCTCCTCCGGGTGAAATTATAGATGATCAAACAAATTGAGTTGTATTAGTGATTGGCAAGGGCCAGGGGATTATGAGAAGAAAACTTATAATTATCTTTCTTGGACCAAAGCCAAATCTTGGATACTGAGAAGCTTTCCCCTTCAGTTCTGGCACTGATCTTTTTTCCTTCTAATGAGCTACTGCCACCACTGGGACCTTCAACATTCACAACCTTAGTGGCTCCACCATTACTAATAATACTAGGTAGAGCAACCTGCAAATCTGAATCACCAACCACATACTGAAATGACCCCATGGAGAAGCATCTCCTTGCATCAATGTTGCACCTACTACTACTTTCCTTTTCCTCATCACCTCCTCTTTCGCCTGAACCCGAACCCCCCTGCCCCTGCAAATTCAGGTTTCTGAATTTTCCAAGCCTCACTGAAAACACCCTCATGTCACCACCATTATTTTCTTGCATTATTTGCGTCTTATTATGAATGCCCGAGGAGGGCCGACTCCACCTCCTCCTCCATTCTTCAGGAGCCAACACCAAATTTGGATGAGCAGAGCTACTAATCACCCCTCTGCACAAAGGGCATGTGGAGTTTGACAGCAACCAAGTGTCTATACAGTGGATGTGAAAGGCATGGCTGCACAAGGGCAGCAGCCTTAGCTTGTCATCGCCTGAAAATTCACACAAACAAACAGCACAATCAAATGGCTCCTTCAAACCCATGATATCCTTGTACAAAAACAGTGGCAGGTTATCTATGATGGCTTGGTCCAACCCGGAATCGTGCAAGCGAAAGAGCTGTTGTAACTGCCGCTGCAGAGCTTGGGAGCCAGAAGTTGTTTCTGGGAATCTATTGGACTGAGAAACAGATGAAAAAGAAGGCCTTTTCATCAAATATCTAACCAGAAGATGAAACAGACCAAACAGAAAGAAGATAACAGCTAGAATTACTATCACCAACAACAGAATTGGGCTAATTCTACTCATGGagatggaggaggaggaggctgAAATTTTTACAGAATTGGGTATGGCCAAGACTACTGCGGTTTCCACATTTAGTTTGTGAAGGCATAAATCTGCAGACAGTGGgagaaaattaaaggaaaagagAAGCATCAAAAGGACATCTTGATGCTCATATTAGCAAACACCTTTATGACATACATTTTTCACAAATAAGTGGGCAGGCAGGGGGCAAAACAACCAATCTTTGAGAGAGATCGAGCAGTATAACCAATCAAACACAAACTGCCTCTTCCGCCCAAGAATTGAAACACCTCTTTATGCCTTTACATTACATAAAAAGTTCCTCGGATGGACTAATTAGCAATGGAGATGATGACCCCGCCTTTCAaagaaatatttatttagaaattacgACTCCAAATAGAACCACTTGTACGTACGTACTAGATAATGTGGTACCTATACCTATGTGAAGACACAAACAAAAACGCAAAACAGGTAactgaaaattcaaagaaattgTCAGAAAATGGTATATATAGGACAACTGCTACCTCTGATCTGCAATTAAGATGACCATGACGTACTAGTGACTGGAGAATCTCCAGAGATAAGAGTTTTGGACTTTCTGAACAAAAATATAAGTCTAGCAGTGATTATGCGCTGGCAAATTTTAACCACGTCGGTGTTGATGTAAGAAGAAATCGTATTGAGATGTTTTGATTTGACAATACAAATAAAAGTAGATAAGAAGATAGAAGATTTTAGAAAGAGTTGCGCCCCAAAAGActactttttaatttgttgtagtCAACGGTAGTTAGATTCaagtaaaaaaaacaatatgttAATAAAATGGTTTGTGGCCTGGCAGGTGTAAAGGGAAAGGCAGTGCATTCGAAGATTAAGGATATTGGTAGTGACATCACCTTACCTAAACAATCATCGCCACATATGTCTTTGTCACTTCCTCtctatgaaattatgaatatttatgGAGGTTTCTCTGTCCAAGTTTGTGGCCTAAAATACTGAATACAtcctttttttccttaattcttTCTAAATGATANNNNNNNNNNNNNNNNNNNNNNNNNNNNNNNNNNNNNNNNNNNNNNNNNNNNNNNNNNNNNNNNNNNNNNNNNNNNNNNNNNNNNNNNNNNNNNNNNNNNNNNNNNNNNNNNNNNNNNNNNNNNNNNNNNNNNNNNNNNNNNNNNNNNNNNNNNNNNNNNNNNNNNNNNNNNNNNNNNNNNNNNNNNNNNNNNNNNNNNNNNNNNNNNNNNNNNNNNNNNNNNNNNNNNNNNNNNNNNNNNNNNNNNNNNNNNNNNNNNNNNNNNNNNNNNNNNNNNNNNNNNNNNNNNNNNNNNNNNNNNNNNNNNNNNNNNNNNNNNNNNNNNNNNNNNNNNNNNNNNNNNNNNNNNNNNNNNNNNNNNNNNNNNNNNNNNNNNNNNNNNNNNNNNNNNNNNNNNNNNNNNNNNNNNNNNNNNNNNNNNNNNNNNNNNNNNNNNNNNNNNNNNNNNNNNNNNNNNNNNNNNNNNNNNNNNNNNNNNNNNNNNNNNNNNNNNNNNNNNNNNNNNNNNNNNNNNNNNNNNNNNNNNNNNNNNNNNNNNNNNNNNNNNNNNNNNNNNNNNNNNNNNNNNNNNNNNNNNNNNNNNNNNNNNNNNNNNNNNNNNNNNNNNNNNNNNNNNNNNNNNNNNNNNNNNNNNNNNNNNNNNNNNNNNNNNNNNNNNNNNNNNNNNNNNNNNNNNNNNNNNNNNNNNNNNNNNNNNNNNNNNNNNNNNNNNNNNNNNNNNNNNNNNNNNNNNNNNNNNNNNNNNNNNNNNNNNNNNNNNNNNNNNNNNNNNNNNNNNNNNNNNNNNNNNNNNNNNNNNNNNNNNNNNNNNNNNNNNNNNNNNNNNNNNNNNNNNNNNNNNNNNNNNNNNNNNNNNNNNNNNNNNNNNNNNNNNNNNNNNNNNNNNNNNNNNNNNNNNNNNNNNNNNNNNNNNNNNNNNNNNNNNNNNNNNNNNNNNNNNNNNNNNNNNNNNNNNNNNNNNNNNNNNNNNNNNNNNNNNNNNNNNNN from Ipomoea triloba cultivar NCNSP0323 chromosome 6, ASM357664v1 includes:
- the LOC116023764 gene encoding uncharacterized protein LOC116023764, coding for MEGREVSYNNKDAEARSESPEVVLFQRRCCFCFPCFGSANRGGLRWWHKQNQHQLGGEVEERSLLSRGISALKKLREWSEIVAGPRWKTFIRRFNRSKSGSGSGSGGRQGKFQYDPLDYSLNFDQGPGNLEEETEYAYRNFSVRYASIPASAKASMDLGKDGPSFV
- the LOC116022006 gene encoding RING-H2 finger protein ATL47-like isoform X2, which produces MSRISPILLLVIVILAVIFFLFGLFHLLVRYLMKRPSFSSVSQSNRFPETTSGSQALQRQLQQLFRLHDSGLDQAIIDNLPLFLYKDIMGLKEPFDCAVCLCEFSGDDKLRLLPLCSHAFHIHCIDTWLLSNSTCPLCRGVISSSAHPNLVLAPEEWRRRWSRPSSGIHNKTQIMQENNGGDMRVFSVRLGKFRNLNLQGQGGSGSGERGGDEEKESSSRCNIDARRCFSMGSFQYVVGDSDLQVALPSIISNGGATKVVNVEGPSGGSSSLEGKKISARTEGESFSVSKIWLWSKKDNYKFSSHNPLALANH
- the LOC116022006 gene encoding RING-H2 finger protein ATL47-like isoform X1, giving the protein MLLFSFNFLPLSADLCLHKLNVETAVVLAIPNSVKISASSSSISMSRISPILLLVIVILAVIFFLFGLFHLLVRYLMKRPSFSSVSQSNRFPETTSGSQALQRQLQQLFRLHDSGLDQAIIDNLPLFLYKDIMGLKEPFDCAVCLCEFSGDDKLRLLPLCSHAFHIHCIDTWLLSNSTCPLCRGVISSSAHPNLVLAPEEWRRRWSRPSSGIHNKTQIMQENNGGDMRVFSVRLGKFRNLNLQGQGGSGSGERGGDEEKESSSRCNIDARRCFSMGSFQYVVGDSDLQVALPSIISNGGATKVVNVEGPSGGSSSLEGKKISARTEGESFSVSKIWLWSKKDNYKFSSHNPLALANH